The proteins below are encoded in one region of Rhododendron vialii isolate Sample 1 chromosome 7a, ASM3025357v1:
- the LOC131334527 gene encoding ATP-dependent helicase BRM isoform X1, producing the protein MQSGGGTPQGPGSGHGRNSPASVGPPPPPSASPTASSSSPVSTPHLGFDSIQLQQQQRQVSSLQQQFLRRPEGNEAVPAYQAGGLHGLLRGGNFPSASGGAQLPQQLKNPWAEMTPAQLVQYGMAAQLRAAGIQSQPQGKMGMAGPSSAKDQNTGIGNLKIQELMSIQSSNQAQASSSKKQIQEAQQEVTNQNSDPKPPIQPSSMGQSTQASQVHQNMQKIANSPLSMAAQMQVLANERNIDLSIPANANLMAQLMPLMQSRMLAQHKANENSMGAQSSQITNESSPRQNSSSDVSGQSGSNKARQTVGLGSFGTAPNAPSVTNSAQQFPAHGRENQVPLRQTMMIGNGMPPVRPPQSPVNLNQGADHSSHNKIPLSGSEALQIQYGRQLNRSSPQPSASPNDGGLGNPFSSQGGVVPQMQQQRLGFTKQQLHVLKAQILAFRRLKKGDVTLPQELLRAIAPPPLEMQPQQVLLHSETGNQDGSVGKNAKNHARQSESTEKGPQVVESSSGLKDKKEEISAEDGKVSALKAHSQGITNVTEEPLPMVPSEKEDQQTTTFPIKPETEVECSNQKTLIRSDFSVDGGKPLAPQVSVSDTMQGKKPVQAANVPQPKDVGSTRKYHGPLFDFPFFTRKHDSIGSPLMVNNNNLSFAYDVKDLLIEEGMEVLTKKRKENLRKINGLLAVNMDRKRIRPDLVLKLQIEERKLRLVDLQARLREEVDQQQQEIMAMPDRPYRKFVRLCDRQRMELTRQVQATQKAMREKQLKSIFQWRKKLLEAHWSIRDARTARNRGVAKYHERMLREFSKRKDDDRDKRMEALKNNDVERYREMLLEQQTSIPGDAAERYAVLSSFLTQTEEYLNKLGGKITATKNQQEVEEAANAAAVAARAHGLSEEEVRAAAACAGQEAMIRNRFSEMNAPQESSSVNKYYHLAHAVNERVTRQPSMLRAGTLRDYQLVGLQWMLSLYNNKLNGILADEMGLGKTVQVMALIAYLMEFKGNYGPHLIIVPNAVLVNWKSEFHNWLPSVSCIFYVGGKDQRLKLFSQEVCAMKFNVLVTTYEFIMYDRSKLSKVDWKYIIIDEAQRMKDRESVLARDLDRYRCQRRLLLTGTPLQNDLKELWSLLNLLLPEVFDNRKAFHDWFSKPFQREVPTHSVEDDWLETEKKVIIIHRLHQILEPFMLRRRVEDVEGSLPPKVSIVLKCRMSALQGAVYDWIKSTGTVRIDPEEEKVKVQKNPMYQSKFYKPITNRCMELRKACNHPLLNYPYFNDFSKDFLVRSCGKFWVLDRILIKLQRTGHRVLLFSTMTRLLDLLEEYLQWRRLVYRRIDGTTSLEDRESAIMDFNSPDTDCFIFLLSIRAAGRGLNLQTADTVVIYDPDPNPKNEEQAVARAHRIGQTREVKVIYMEAVVDKISSHQKEDELRSGGVVDSEDDLAGKDRYMGSIESLIRNNIQQYKIEMADEVINAGRFDQRTTHEERRLTLETLLHDEERYQETVHDVPSLHEVNRMIARSEEEVELFDQMDEELDWTEEMMRFDQVPKWLRASTKEVNSTMGHLSKKPSKNTLLGGNTDNGSSEMPPDITEKRRGRYKGKKYPIYREVDDENGEFTDASSEERNGYSAQEEEGEIAEFEEEEFSGAVGPPPVNKDQSEEDGGYQYPLASKSNIHAVEEDAVDEDHAVEEAGSSGSSLDTQKLTKTVLPSTSSQKFGSLSALDARPGSLSKRLADELEEGEIALSGDSHVDLQQSGSGIQDRDEGEDEQVLQPKIKRKRSIRLRPRPILERPDEKHPNEKLFLYGGDSSQLPFQVDHKYEAQGISDSELKTHGDPNASKHDQCGPSLKSRRNLSSRRTTNSSKLQASPKSSRLNPLSAPPEDAAEHPRDSWDGKVTSTSGASTGGRMMSDVIQRRCKNVISKFQRRIDKEGPQIVPLLTGLWKTSENSGNLNGGGSSRLDLQKIDQRVERFQYSGVMELVVDVQIMLKSGMQYFGFSHEVRSEARKVHDLFFDILKIAFPDTDFREARNALMFSGSLSTSTSAPSLRGQGKRQKLINEVDANPSPPQKPLSGIAIPRSEDRSTRFLTHPGELVICKKKRKDREKSTMKPGNGSVGPVSPPSVVRTTRSSSSPGLISKDTRLLQPRSHQTPQPVNNGGGGTVGWANPVKRLRTDAGKRRPSHL; encoded by the exons atgcAATCGGGAGGTGGGACCCCGCAGGGACCTGGTAGCGGCCATGGGCGGAACAGCCCGGCCTCGGTCggacctcctcctcctccttcggCATCGCCGACGGCGTCTTCGTCGTCTCCCGTTTCGACTCCGCATTTAGGGTTTGATTCAATTCagctgcagcagcagcagaggCAGGTTAGT TCATTGCAACAACAATTTCTTAGAAGACCCGAAGGAAACGAAGCCGTTCCTGCCTACCAAGCTGGTGGTCTCCATGGACTCTTGAGAGGGGGAAATTTCCCTTCAGCTTCTGGTGGGGCCCAACTGCCTCAACAGTTGAAGAATCCATGGGCTGAAATGACTCCTGCCCAGCTTGTTCAATATGGTATGGCAGCCCAACTACGAGCTGCGGGAATTCAATCTCAGCCGCAAGGAAAAATGGGAATGGCGGGGCCTTCATCGGCAAAGGACCAGAACACTGGGATAGGTAATTTGAAGATACAAGAGCTCATGTCTATTCAGTCTTCTAACCAGGCACAAGCATCATCATCCAAGAAACAGATACAGGAAGCACAACAAGAGGTAACCAATCAAAATAGCGATCCAAAGCCTCCGATCCAGCCTTCTTCTATGGGCCAATCAACGCAAGCATCACAGGTTCATCAAAACATGCAGAAAATTGCAAACAGCCCGCTGTCAATGGCTGCACAGATGCAAGTTTTAGCTAATGAGCGTAATATTGACTTATCGATACCGGCAAATGCCAACTTGATGGCTCAGCTTATGCCACTCATGCAGTCCAGGATGCTAGCACAACACAAGGCAAATGAAAACAGTATGGGTGCACAGTCTTCGCAAATTACAAATGAGAGTTCTCCGCGCCAAAATTCTTCAAGCGATGTCTCTGGACAGTCTGGGTCCAATAAAGCTAGGCAGACAGTTGGGCTTGGCTCGTTTGGCACAGCTCCGAATGCTCCGTCAGTTACCAATTCTGCACAGCAATTTCCTGCTCATGGGAGAGAAAACCAGGTGCCTTTGAGACAGACAATGATGATTGGTAATGGAATGCCACCCGTGCGCCCCCCGCAGTCGCCTGTTAACTTGAACCAGGGTGCGGATCATTCATCCCATAATAAAATCCCGTTAAGTGGCTCAGAAGCTTTGCAAATCCAGTATGGTAGGCAATTGAACCGTTCTTCCCCACAACCCTCAGCTTCACCGAACGATGGAGGCTTGGGGAATCCCTTTTCATCTCAGGGTGGCGTGGTTCCCCAGATGCAACAGCAGCGTTTAGGTTTTACGAAACAGCAACTGCATGTTCTTAAAGCTCAAATACTAGCATTCAGGCGTCTGAAG AAAGGAGATGTAACTCTTCCACAAGAACTACTTCGAGCCATTGCTCCCCCACCCCTTGAAATGCAGCCACAGCAGGTGCTTCTCCATTCTGAAACAGGTAATCAGGATGGATCTGTCGGGAAAAATGCTAAAAACCATGCAAGACAATCAGAGTCCACTGAGAAGGGTCCTCAGGTTGTAGAATCGTCTAGTGGGTTGAAAGATAAGAAAGAGGAGATTTCCGCAGAAGACGGGAAAGTAAGTGCCTTGAAAGCTCATTCACAAGGCATTACAAATGTGACCGAAGAGCCTTTACCAATGGTTCCTTCTGAAAAGGAAGACCAGCAAACAACCACATTTCCGATAAAACCTGAAACGGAAGTTGAATGTAGTAACCAGAAAACTCTTATTAGAAGTGATTTCAGTGTAGATGGGGGCAAACCGCTTGCACCGCAGGTTTCTGTATCTGATACAATGCAAGGTAAGAAACCTGTACAAGCAGCCAATGTGCCGCAGCCAAAAGATGTTGGATCTACCAGAAAATATCATGGTCCACtgtttgattttcctttttttactcGTAAACATGACTCCATTGGGTCTCCACTGATGGTGAACAACAATAATTTGTCATTTGCATATGATGTAAAGGACCTGCTTATTGAGGAAGGCATGGAAGTGCTTaccaagaaaaggaaagaaaatttgaGGAAGATAAATGGTTTACTTGCAGTGAACATGGATAGGAAAAGGATAAGACCAGATCTTGTTCTGAAGCTGCAAATTGAGGAGAGAAAACTTAGACTAGTGGATCTTCAGGCGCGCTTGAGGGAGGAGGTTGATCAACAGCAACAGGAGATAATGGCAATGCCTGATAGGCCATATCGGAAGTTTGTCCGACTCTGTGACCGTCAAAGGATGGAGCTCACTAGACAAGTACAAGCCACTCAGAAAGCCATGAGGGAGAAACAactgaaatctatttttcagtGGCGCAAGAAGCTTCTTGAGGCTCATTGGTCCATCCGGGATGCGCGAACTGCCCGGAACAGGGGAGTTGCAAAATATCATGAAAGGATGTTGAGGGAGTTCTCTAAGAGGAAGGACGATGATCGTGATAAAAGAATGGAAGCATTGAAGAATAACGATGTTGAGAGGTATAGAGAAATGTTACTGGAGCAGCAGACTAGCATCCCAGGTGATGCTGCTGAGAGATACGCTGTTCTCTCATCATTTTTAACCCAAACGGAAGAGTATCTCAATAAACTGGGAGGTAAAATAACGGCTACAAAGAATCAGCAGGAGGTCGAGGAAGCAGCAaatgctgctgctgttgctgcaCGAGCtcat GGTTTGTCTGAAGAAGAAGTAAGAGCTGCAGCAGCTTGTGCTGGACAGGAAGCAATGATAAGAAATCGTTTCTCTGAAATGAATGCACCCCAGGAGAGTTCATCTGTTAATAA GTATTACCATCTTGCTCATGCTGTAAATGAAAGGGTTACAAGGCAGCCCTCGATGCTACGGGCCGGAACCTTAAGAGACTATCAACTT GTTGGATTGCAATGGATGCTCTCTCTTTATAACAACAAATTAAATGGAATTTTGGCAGATGAGATGGGTCTCGGAAAGACTGTACAG GTGATGGCATTGATTGCTTATCTCATGGAGTTCAAAGGAAACTATGGCCCACATCTTATTATTGTTCCAAATGCTGTTCTGGTGAATTGGAAG AGTGAGTTCCATAATTGGTTGCCATCTGTGTCCTGCATTTTTTATGTTGGTGGGAAGGATCAACGCCTGAAATTGTTTTCTCAA GAGGTTTGTGCGATGAAGTTTAATGTCCTTGTGACAACTTATGAGTTCATCATGTATGACCGTTCAAAGCTTTCAAAAGTTGACTGGAAGTACATTATAATAGATGAAGCACAACGCATGAAGGACAGGGAATCTGTTCTAGCTCGAGATCTTGATAGATATCGCTGTCAGAGGCGCCTACTTCTCACTGGCACTCCTTTACAG AATGATCTCAAAGAACTCTGGTCACTTCTCAATCTACTCCTCCCTGAAGTTTTTGATAACCGGAAAGCATTTCATGATTGGTtctcaaaaccttttcaaaggGAAGTTCCCACACACAGTGTAGAGGATGACTGGCTTGAGACTGAGAAGAAGGTTATCATCATCCACCGACTTCATCAAATTCTGGAGCCTTTCATGCTCCGACGTCGTGTTGAAGATGTGGAAGGCTCACTTCCACCCAAG GTCTCCATCGTTTTGAAATGTAGGATGTCGGCTCTTCAGGGCGCTGTTTATGATTGGATTAAATCTACTGGTACTGTTCGAATTGATCCTGAAGAGGAGAAGGTCAAGGTTCAAAAGAATCCCATGTACCAGTCTAAATTTTATAAACCTATAACTAATAGATGCATGGAGCTCCGGAAAGCTTGCAATCACCCCTTGCTTAATTACCCTTATTTCAATGATTTCTCCAAGGATTTCCTTGTTAGATCATGTGGGAAATTTTGGGTTCTGGATAGGATCCTCATAAAGCTTCAGAGAACAGGACACAGAGTACTGCTTTTTAGTACGATGACAAGACTTTTAGATCTATTGGAGGAATATCTGCAGTGGCGGCGACTTGTGTACAGGCGAATTGATGGGACTACTAGCTTAGAAGACCGTGAATCTGCCATTATGGACTTTAATAGCCCTGACACTGATTGCTTTATCTTCTTGCTTAGCATTCGTGCTGCTGGAAGGGGTTTAAACCTTCAGACTGCTGACACTGTTGTCATATATGACCCTGATCCAAATCCTAAAAATGAGGAACAAGCGGTTGCAAGGGCCCACCGTATTGGACAGACGAGAGAAGTGAAAGTTATCTATATGGAAGCAGTTGTTGACAAAATCTCAAGCCATCAGAAAGAGGATGAACTAAGAAGTGGTGGGGTAGTTGATTCGGAGGATGACCTGGCAGGTAAAGATCGGTATATGGGATCCATTGAGAGCCTCATACGCAATAACATCCAACAGTACAAGATTGAGATGGCGGATGAAGTTATTAATGCTGGGCGTTTTGACCAGAGAACAACACATGAAGAGAGGCGGTTGACTTTAGAGACATTGCTGCATGATGAAGAGAGATATCAAGAAACTGTTCATGATGTCCCCTCACTTCATGAGGTGAATCGGATGATTGCTAGAAGTGAAGAAGAAGTAGAGCTCTTTGACCAAATGGATGAAGAGCTTGACTGGACAGAGGAGATGATGAGGTTTGACCAGGTGCCTAAATGGCTCCGAGCCAGCACAAAAGAAGTAAATTCTACCATGGGCCATCTTTCAAAAAAGCCATCTAAGAACACCTTACTAGGTGGCAATACTGACAATGGATCAAGTGAAATGCCTCCTGATATAACTGAGAAAAGGAGGGGACGGTATAAGGGTAAAAAGTACCCTATTTACAGGGAGGTGGATGATGAAAATGGAGAGTTCACTGATGCTAGTTCTGAGGAGAGGAATGGATACTCAGCACaggaagaagagggagaaatCGCTgagtttgaagaagaagaatttagTGGCGCTGTGGGGCCACCTCCAGTAAATAAAGACCAATCAGAAGAAGACGGTGGATATCAGTATCCTCTAGCTTCCAAAAGCAATATCCATGCAGTCGAAGAAGATGCAGTTGATGAAGATCATGCAGTTGAAGAAGCTGGTTCATCAGGATCATCCTTAGACActcaaaaattgacgaaaacAGTCTTGCCTTCTACATCATCTCAGAAATTTGGGTCACTTTCTGCATTAGATGCAAGGCCAGGTTCTCTTTCGAAAAGACTG GCTGATGAATTAGAGGAAGGTGAAATAGCTTTATCTGGAGACTCTCATGTGGACCTCCAGCAATCTGGAAGTGGGATTCAAGATCGTGATGAAGGTGAAGATGAACAGGTTTTGCAACCCAAGATAAAACGGAAACGTAGTATTCGGCTTCGTCCGCGTCCTATTTTGGAAAGGCCAGATGAGAAGCATCCCAATGAAAAACTATTTCTCTATGGTGGAGATTCATCTCAGTTGCCATTCCAGGTGGACCATAAATATGAAGCACAGGGGATTAGTGACTCTGAACTTAAAACGCATGGAGATCCCAATGCTTCTAAGCATGATCAATGTGGGCCGTCCTTGAAAAGTAGGCGAAATTTATCATCAAGGAGGACTACGAATTCATCAAAGCTGCAAGCTTCACCGAAATCTAGTAGATTGAATCCCCTATCTGCTCCTCCGGAAGATGCTGCTGAGCATCCGAGGGACAGTTGGGACGGTAAAGTTACGAGCACTAGTGGGGCTTCAACTGGTGGCAGAATGATGTCTGATGTTATTCAAAGAAGG TGCAAGAACGTAATTAGCAAGTTCCAGAGGAGAATAGATAAGGAAGGTCCTCAAATTGTTCCACTGTTAACGGGTTTATGGAAGACGAGTGAAAATTCTGGTAACCTGAATGGGGGTGGAAGTAGTCGTTTGGATTTGCAAAAGATTGATCAGCGTGTTGAGAGATTTCAGTATAGTGGAGTGATGGAGCTTGTGGTTGATGTGCAGATTATGCTAAAGAGTGGAATGCAGTATTTTGGATTCTCGCATGAG GTGAGATCTGAGGCAAGGAAGGTGCACGATCTgttttttgatattttaaagATTGCATTCCCGGACACAGATTTCCGAGAAGCTCGAAATGCCCTGATGTTCTCCGGCTCATTATCTACCTCTACCTCTGCTCCATCTTTAAGAGGCCAAGGCAAGCGACAAAAACTGATAAACGAGGTTGACGCCAATCCTAGCCCTCCCCAAAAGCCCCTATCTGGCATTGCCATTCCTAGAAGTGAAGATAGAAGCACCCGATTCTTAACTCATCCAGGGGAACTTGTTATCTgcaaaaagaagaggaaagatAGGGAGAAGTCCACAATGAAGCCAGGGAATGGGTCAGTGGGCCCCGTGTCACCCCCTAGTGTTGTTCGTACCACTAGAAGTAGTTCGAGTCCAGGTTTAATCTCAAAGGATACGAGATTGCTTCAGCCACGGTCCCACCAAACTCCACAACCAGTGAATAATGGCGGTGGTGGGACTGTGGGTTGGGCGAATCCAGTAAAGAGATTGAGAACAGATGCTGGGAAAAGGCGGCCGAGCCATTTATAA